A single Stigmatopora argus isolate UIUO_Sarg chromosome 7, RoL_Sarg_1.0, whole genome shotgun sequence DNA region contains:
- the dpcd gene encoding protein DPCD isoform X2, with the protein MAEEYDLRTDELIVRKWRHKNTLGAQGQWQVEVGEPLVCPVTSMEAEMLKENCSNPVFMRKDTKSSFQWRVRNLPYPKDVFNVSVQPPERLIVIKTSNKKYYKKFGIPDLDRMQLPLDNSALSFTHANNTLIVSYKKPKDILSFEQELMKELKKLKGTSEGDIDCKTQ; encoded by the exons ATGGCGGAAGAGTATGACTTGAGAACAGACGAGCTTATTG TGCGGAAGTGGCGCCATAAAAACACGCTTGGAGCTCAGGGTCAATGGCAGGTGGAAGTTGGGGAGCCACTTGTCTGTCCTGTCACCTCTATGGAAGCTGAGATGTTAAAAGAGAATTGCtcaaat CCTGTGTTTATGCGTAAAGATACAAAGAGCAGCTTTCAATGGAGGGTCCGGAACCTTCCTTACCCCAAAGATGTCTTTAATGTTTCAGTGCAGCCTCCTGAAAGATTAATTGTCATCAAAACCTCCAACAAAAA GTATTATAAGAAGTTTGGAATTCCTGATTTGGATCGTATGCAACTTCCACTGGACAACTCTGCCTTAAGCTTCACCCATGCAAACAACACCTTAATAGTCAGT TACAAGAAACCCAAAGACATTTTATCCTTCGAGCAAGAGCTGATGAAGGAATTGAAGAAGTTGAAGGGGACGAGTGAAGGGGACATTGATTGCAAAACTCAATAA